In one Acidaminococcales bacterium genomic region, the following are encoded:
- the mfd gene encoding transcription-repair coupling factor, with translation MLIAAPGREELREMRRGLNALLPDAAIEEFYPADRQDIAANHKSLEITAARLSVLRQLCAGQRRIVIVTAEALAQPLEQPQELLGSGLALSAGAACGMGEAAAAFIAAGYERSSLVDAPGQFSVRGGIIDIFPPTHSLPLRIEWLGGEIESIRSFSAETQRSLEGLKETVIPALARPDGVPLTASLLDYLPASALFVIDEPARLKERLAPPLGDSPSCARTFSWRQLTDIIGGLPNFLCLSALPLQMFPHARPVRADIRAIPPYHRQWGLLAEDLKKYLDKNIQPVISMSSDNKAAGMIKTLSGLKIPSALWPDGEPRPKNKALAIVGGLAAGMEFVGENWLLITEQDIFGAMKQRRLTKKPPGQAIRYFSEIKAGDYVVHSVHGIGRYVGSESLAAGGATRDYLLIRYAGDDKLYVPVDQVQTLQKYIGAEGQPPRLSRMGGADWGRVRGRARAAVTEMAAELLRLQAERKLLPGHAFSPDTVWQQEFEEAFPYEETPDQLRAIEEIKRDMERPYPMDRILCGDVGYGKTEVALRAAFKAVMDSKQVAVLVPTTVLAQQHLLTFSERMRPFGINIEMISRFRSPKEQRAALAGAAGGEVDIVIGTHRLLQNDINFKNLGLLVIDEEQRFGVGQKEKIKLWSKNVDVLSMSATPIPRTLHMGLVSARDMSIIETAPEERLPVESYVAEYSDELVRQAILREVRRGGYVYYVYNRVADIERVAETLRKLVPGISIKIAHGQMPEDLLETVMLEFYQGGFDVLLCTSIIENGLDIPLANTIIVHGAENFGLSQLYQMRGRVGRSSRLAYAWFFYPPDRILSEIAEKRLQAIRDFSDLGAGLRIAMRDLEIRGAGNILGPQQHGHIISVGFETYCRLLEESINELAQAPARAEPSAEPSLDVAADAYLPDDYIDDPGHKLDIYRRLQYINERPDFLELLAEMSDRFGEPPPPAKNLLRLALLRGHCRKLGVKSINTKAMETKIIFAEKASVNPETLLAMAVSARYAAVLRQGPPISVKIKRPKKRPPLDWIEEAIEFLLQKS, from the coding sequence TTGCTGATAGCCGCGCCCGGCCGCGAAGAATTGCGGGAAATGAGGCGCGGACTGAACGCGCTCTTGCCTGACGCGGCCATTGAAGAATTCTACCCGGCCGACCGCCAAGACATCGCGGCCAACCACAAAAGCCTGGAAATAACTGCGGCCAGGCTGTCTGTCCTGCGCCAACTCTGCGCCGGGCAGCGCCGTATAGTAATCGTTACTGCGGAAGCCCTTGCGCAGCCGCTGGAACAGCCGCAGGAACTTCTCGGCAGCGGCCTCGCCCTGTCCGCCGGCGCCGCCTGCGGCATGGGCGAGGCCGCCGCCGCTTTTATTGCCGCCGGCTACGAACGCTCCTCCCTGGTGGACGCGCCGGGACAATTTTCCGTGCGCGGCGGCATAATCGACATCTTCCCGCCCACCCACTCCCTGCCCCTGCGCATTGAATGGCTTGGCGGCGAAATAGAAAGCATCCGCTCCTTCTCCGCCGAAACCCAGCGTTCCCTGGAAGGGCTGAAAGAAACCGTAATACCCGCCCTCGCCCGGCCGGACGGCGTCCCTTTGACCGCCAGCCTGCTCGATTACCTGCCGGCTTCGGCTCTTTTTGTCATTGACGAACCGGCCAGGCTCAAAGAAAGGCTTGCCCCTCCGCTCGGCGATTCCCCCTCCTGCGCGCGGACATTCTCCTGGCGGCAGCTCACAGACATAATTGGCGGCTTGCCAAACTTTCTGTGCCTCTCCGCCCTGCCTTTGCAAATGTTTCCGCATGCCCGCCCCGTCCGCGCCGATATACGCGCCATCCCGCCCTATCACCGGCAATGGGGCCTCCTGGCCGAAGACCTGAAAAAATACTTGGACAAAAACATACAGCCCGTCATCAGCATGAGCAGCGACAACAAGGCCGCCGGGATGATCAAGACCCTATCCGGCCTGAAAATACCGTCCGCACTTTGGCCGGACGGCGAACCCCGGCCAAAAAACAAAGCCCTCGCCATAGTCGGCGGACTGGCCGCGGGCATGGAATTCGTGGGCGAAAACTGGCTGCTGATCACCGAGCAGGACATCTTTGGCGCGATGAAACAGCGCCGCTTGACAAAAAAACCGCCGGGGCAGGCCATCCGCTATTTTTCCGAAATAAAAGCGGGCGATTACGTAGTCCATTCCGTACACGGCATCGGCCGCTATGTGGGCAGCGAATCCCTTGCCGCCGGCGGCGCGACCCGCGACTACCTTTTAATCCGTTACGCCGGCGACGACAAACTCTATGTCCCCGTGGACCAAGTGCAAACGCTGCAAAAATACATCGGCGCGGAAGGGCAGCCGCCGCGCCTGTCGCGCATGGGCGGAGCCGACTGGGGCCGCGTCCGCGGGCGCGCCCGGGCGGCCGTAACGGAAATGGCGGCGGAACTCCTGCGCCTGCAAGCCGAACGCAAACTGCTGCCAGGCCATGCCTTTTCCCCCGACACCGTCTGGCAGCAAGAATTTGAAGAAGCCTTTCCCTACGAAGAAACCCCGGACCAACTGCGCGCCATCGAAGAAATCAAACGCGACATGGAACGGCCCTACCCAATGGATCGCATCCTGTGCGGCGACGTTGGCTACGGGAAAACGGAAGTAGCCTTGCGGGCGGCCTTCAAAGCGGTAATGGACAGCAAGCAGGTGGCCGTTTTAGTCCCGACCACCGTGCTGGCCCAGCAGCACCTGCTCACCTTCAGCGAGCGTATGCGCCCGTTTGGCATCAACATTGAAATGATAAGCCGCTTCCGCTCGCCCAAAGAACAACGCGCGGCATTGGCCGGCGCCGCCGGGGGCGAAGTGGACATCGTCATCGGCACCCATCGCCTGCTGCAAAACGACATAAATTTTAAAAACCTCGGCCTTTTAGTAATAGACGAAGAACAACGTTTCGGCGTGGGGCAGAAAGAAAAAATCAAACTCTGGAGCAAAAACGTCGACGTCCTGTCCATGTCGGCGACGCCGATCCCGCGCACCCTCCACATGGGGCTGGTCAGCGCGCGCGACATGAGCATCATCGAAACCGCGCCGGAAGAGCGCCTGCCGGTGGAAAGCTACGTAGCCGAATACAGCGACGAACTTGTGCGCCAAGCCATACTGCGCGAAGTCCGGCGCGGCGGCTACGTCTACTACGTATACAACCGTGTCGCGGATATTGAGCGCGTTGCGGAAACATTGAGAAAACTCGTCCCCGGCATATCAATAAAAATAGCGCACGGGCAAATGCCGGAAGACCTGCTGGAAACAGTCATGCTGGAATTTTACCAAGGCGGTTTCGACGTTCTCCTGTGCACATCCATCATCGAAAACGGCCTGGACATACCGCTGGCCAATACGATCATCGTCCACGGCGCGGAAAATTTCGGCCTGTCGCAGCTTTACCAAATGCGCGGCCGGGTAGGCCGCTCCAGCCGGCTGGCCTACGCCTGGTTTTTTTATCCCCCGGACAGGATCTTAAGCGAAATAGCGGAAAAACGCCTGCAAGCGATACGCGACTTCAGCGACTTGGGCGCCGGTCTGCGCATTGCCATGCGCGACCTTGAAATACGCGGCGCGGGCAACATACTGGGTCCGCAGCAACACGGGCACATCATCAGCGTCGGTTTTGAAACCTACTGCCGCCTGCTGGAGGAAAGCATAAACGAACTGGCGCAAGCGCCGGCGCGGGCCGAACCGTCCGCCGAACCGTCCCTTGACGTGGCGGCGGACGCCTACCTCCCCGATGACTACATTGACGATCCCGGGCACAAACTGGACATCTACCGGCGCTTGCAATACATAAACGAACGCCCGGACTTTCTGGAACTGCTCGCCGAGATGTCCGACCGTTTCGGCGAGCCGCCGCCGCCCGCGAAAAACCTCCTGCGCCTTGCCCTTTTGCGCGGCCATTGCCGCAAATTGGGCGTAAAATCCATAAACACGAAGGCCATGGAGACGAAAATAATTTTTGCCGAAAAAGCATCCGTAAACCCCGAAACCCTGCTGGCCATGGCCGTATCTGCCCGTTACGCGGCCGTCCTAAGACAAGGGCCGCCGATCAGCGTAAAAATTAAACGGCCAAAAAAACGCCCTCCCTTAGATTGGATCGAAGAAGCGATAGAATTTTTGCTGCAAAAAAGCTGA
- a CDS encoding tetratricopeptide repeat protein, producing MEIKEILREIDRQYQVLGPADMEEFFKKTLEFYKDEHGRDSPGYASLANEFGAFYRNQSRYEEGEQLFLEAAEILAKLQGKNSAEYATALNNLAELYRLAGNRDKAEEILNQVIGIFRESVGERHFLYASALNYLGHFRHEGGQAQEALDLYEESLKIVSEMPENHALLATAYGNVAGALRSLKRYPEAVKYLEDAKKLHEEKLGANDQHYSAVLNGIGSLWHTMGDLDKAAEYYDKVMQLLLRHNSKKTRDYAIAAGNYAACCEARGELDKAVHYAKEARDCFAAVYGPDGPFTPGARKYLDHLEKKAAKNNA from the coding sequence ATGGAAATCAAAGAAATCCTGCGGGAAATCGACAGACAGTATCAAGTGCTGGGACCGGCCGATATGGAAGAATTTTTCAAAAAAACCTTGGAATTTTACAAGGACGAGCACGGCCGGGACAGTCCGGGCTACGCTTCCCTGGCCAATGAGTTTGGCGCTTTCTACCGCAACCAGAGCCGCTACGAGGAAGGCGAGCAGCTTTTTCTGGAAGCCGCGGAAATCCTGGCAAAACTGCAAGGGAAAAACAGCGCGGAATACGCCACCGCCCTGAACAACCTGGCCGAGCTTTACCGGCTGGCCGGCAACCGGGACAAAGCCGAAGAAATCCTCAACCAGGTTATCGGCATCTTCCGCGAGTCGGTGGGCGAGCGGCATTTCCTCTACGCCAGCGCCCTTAACTATTTGGGGCACTTTCGCCATGAGGGCGGCCAAGCCCAGGAAGCATTGGATCTTTATGAAGAATCCCTGAAAATAGTGTCCGAGATGCCAGAGAACCACGCCCTTTTGGCCACCGCTTACGGCAACGTGGCCGGTGCGCTGCGTTCCCTGAAACGCTACCCCGAGGCCGTAAAATACTTGGAAGACGCCAAAAAGCTGCACGAGGAGAAATTAGGCGCCAACGACCAACATTACAGCGCCGTTTTAAACGGCATCGGATCGCTTTGGCATACCATGGGCGATCTTGACAAGGCGGCGGAATACTATGACAAGGTAATGCAGCTCTTGCTTCGCCACAACAGCAAAAAAACCCGGGACTACGCCATAGCCGCCGGCAACTACGCCGCCTGCTGCGAAGCCCGGGGCGAACTGGACAAAGCCGTCCACTACGCCAAGGAAGCCAGGGACTGTTTCGCCGCCGTCTATGGCCCTGACGGCCCCTTCACGCCGGGGGCGCGAAAATATCTTGACCATCTGGAAAAAAAAGCCGCCAAAAACAACGCCTGA
- a CDS encoding sigma 54-interacting transcriptional regulator, with translation MDANNYSKLSEIFKKTESSPEVSLPLSVLGALQPTIIITDAAGRILYINKPRAAAANIGAPKAQRPMGCPFEALFREEQFTKILKEQKRVEGRLCRLKSFNMDALVNMYPLTGGGKTVGFIVSYININEFSNLTSNAEYYKDIFAEDTQSRDPLPAPFQNIIGNCRKMYEAKYTAAKIAGSDITVLLTGESGVGKELFAEAIHNCSNRRNGPLVKTNCAAIPEPLLESELFGYDGGAFTGAKADGKKGKFELADGGTLFLDEIGDMGMSMQTKLLRVLQEKEIERVGGARTKKIDVRIVAATNKNICQMVKEEEFREDLYYRLAVVSLKIPPLRERKEDILLLVDYFLKRLNLTHNKNIACTKDAVNILLSYFWRGNVRELQNVLERAFVLCSGEVICPRDLPDPLNKWDKSSRLKISAGKTLETIMEETEKEVLKSVLKLANNNRTNAMKMLGVSRRTLYKKLNKYNID, from the coding sequence ATGGACGCAAACAATTATTCCAAATTAAGCGAAATATTCAAAAAAACCGAAAGCAGCCCTGAAGTATCTTTGCCGCTCAGCGTCTTGGGCGCCCTTCAGCCGACAATCATCATCACCGACGCCGCCGGGCGGATCCTTTATATAAACAAACCGCGCGCGGCAGCGGCGAACATTGGCGCGCCGAAGGCGCAGCGGCCGATGGGGTGTCCTTTTGAGGCGCTGTTTCGGGAGGAGCAGTTCACAAAAATCCTAAAAGAGCAAAAGCGCGTCGAGGGGCGGCTCTGCCGCCTGAAATCCTTCAATATGGACGCGCTTGTGAATATGTACCCCCTGACGGGCGGCGGCAAAACCGTCGGTTTTATTGTCAGTTACATAAACATCAATGAATTCAGCAACCTAACCAGCAACGCGGAATATTACAAAGATATTTTCGCGGAAGATACGCAAAGCAGGGATCCGTTGCCGGCGCCCTTTCAAAACATCATTGGCAATTGCCGCAAAATGTACGAGGCCAAATATACCGCCGCCAAAATAGCCGGCTCCGACATTACCGTGCTGCTGACGGGCGAAAGCGGCGTAGGCAAGGAACTTTTCGCCGAGGCCATCCACAATTGCAGCAATCGGCGCAACGGGCCGCTCGTCAAAACAAATTGCGCCGCGATCCCCGAGCCTTTGCTGGAAAGCGAACTATTTGGCTATGACGGCGGCGCTTTTACCGGCGCGAAAGCGGACGGCAAAAAAGGGAAATTTGAATTGGCCGACGGCGGGACGCTCTTCCTGGACGAAATAGGCGACATGGGTATGTCCATGCAAACAAAGTTGCTAAGGGTATTGCAGGAAAAAGAAATAGAACGCGTCGGCGGCGCGCGGACAAAAAAAATTGACGTGCGGATCGTCGCGGCTACCAATAAAAACATCTGCCAGATGGTCAAAGAGGAAGAATTCCGCGAAGATCTTTATTACCGGCTGGCGGTGGTCAGCTTAAAAATACCGCCGCTGCGGGAACGCAAAGAAGACATCTTGCTGTTGGTCGACTATTTCCTGAAAAGGCTTAACCTGACCCATAACAAAAACATTGCCTGCACCAAGGATGCCGTTAATATTTTATTGAGCTATTTTTGGCGGGGAAACGTCCGGGAATTGCAAAATGTGTTGGAACGCGCGTTTGTACTTTGCAGCGGCGAAGTTATCTGCCCGCGCGACCTGCCCGACCCCCTGAACAAATGGGACAAATCCTCGCGGCTGAAAATCAGCGCCGGGAAAACGCTGGAAACCATCATGGAAGAAACAGAAAAAGAAGTCTTAAAGTCAGTCCTGAAACTGGCCAACAACAACCGTACAAACGCGATGAAAATGCTTGGCGTTTCGCGGCGCACCCTTTACAAAAAATTAAACAAATACAATATTGACTAA
- a CDS encoding acyl-CoA dehydrogenase family protein, with protein MQLPEEVVALQKMVRDFVNKEVIPKAADYEKRGEYPKELDMMAFDMGLPVLCLPTQYGGGGMSELALTVVMEELARGDLGFANYVSASTLATLPILIAGTEEQKKQWTELLLETKYAAFALTEPEAGSDAAGAKTTATKDGNDYIINGRKCFITNGSNAGEYLVMASIDRSKGIKGLTCFIVERSRPGISIGKEEDKMGIRNSNTADVIFDNVRIPAANRVGEEGKGFGIIMKTLDASRPSVGAHGVGVAQRALEEAIKYAKQRIQFGKPIAAIPAVQIMVADMAIKIETARQMIYHACDLYDRGLPHTIESCIAKTVGAEAGWEAVDLALQIHGGYGYMREYPIEKLYRDVRIVKIYEGTNQIQRGIIGGSLLR; from the coding sequence ATGCAGTTACCGGAAGAAGTAGTAGCTCTACAAAAAATGGTGAGGGATTTTGTCAATAAGGAGGTCATCCCCAAAGCCGCCGATTACGAAAAAAGAGGCGAGTATCCGAAAGAGTTGGATATGATGGCTTTTGACATGGGACTGCCCGTTCTTTGCCTTCCGACACAATACGGCGGCGGCGGCATGAGCGAATTGGCCCTTACCGTAGTCATGGAAGAGTTGGCGCGGGGAGATTTGGGGTTTGCCAACTACGTCAGCGCCAGTACGCTCGCGACATTGCCGATATTGATCGCCGGCACGGAAGAACAGAAGAAACAGTGGACCGAGCTGCTGCTGGAAACCAAATACGCCGCGTTTGCGCTTACCGAACCGGAAGCGGGTTCTGACGCCGCCGGCGCAAAGACCACCGCCACCAAGGACGGGAACGACTATATCATCAATGGCCGCAAATGTTTCATCACCAATGGCAGCAACGCCGGCGAATATCTCGTCATGGCCTCCATTGACCGTTCCAAAGGAATAAAAGGCCTCACCTGTTTCATCGTTGAAAGAAGCCGGCCCGGCATTTCCATCGGCAAAGAAGAAGACAAAATGGGCATACGCAACTCCAACACCGCCGACGTCATCTTCGACAACGTCAGGATACCGGCCGCCAACCGAGTAGGAGAGGAAGGCAAGGGGTTCGGCATCATCATGAAAACCCTTGACGCCTCCAGGCCGTCCGTGGGCGCGCACGGCGTCGGCGTAGCGCAAAGGGCCCTTGAGGAAGCGATCAAGTACGCAAAACAAAGAATCCAGTTTGGCAAGCCGATCGCGGCGATTCCCGCCGTGCAGATAATGGTCGCCGACATGGCCATAAAAATCGAGACGGCGCGCCAGATGATATATCACGCCTGCGACTTGTATGACAGAGGCTTGCCGCATACCATCGAATCCTGCATAGCCAAGACCGTTGGCGCGGAAGCGGGCTGGGAGGCTGTTGACTTGGCCTTGCAGATCCACGGCGGCTATGGCTACATGCGCGAATATCCGATTGAAAAACTCTACCGGGACGTGCGGATAGTCAAGATTTACGAAGGCACGAACCAAATCCAGCGCGGCATCATCGGCGGCAGCCTGCTCAGATAA